A region of Thermobifida halotolerans DNA encodes the following proteins:
- a CDS encoding glycosyl hydrolase family 95 catalytic domain-containing protein — MARPAPPDGISTRLPAASWEEALVTGNGRQGALVHAVQTQVRLTLGHERLFWPLEEPLPAPHTAPALAELRALLRSGRPRAAAERVVELARAEHPGYARTRWIDPLTGAGTLTFTPARPGWGSLARHCEYATAVVREELPGGLVHEVFASRADDVVALRLRAPGGVDGVLALGPLPGEPPTPADTVLTSGPHTLALRVAFTRPRPNTPTGYVLTCRVCAPGGRVSVDGPGRLRVRGAPEVVVLARTTLSRTGGAPEADAALEELEPDFTALLERHVPRHADLVSRARVRLTPRGRADSAPVWGEELLAAGPRPELVERLVDAGHYAIVCATGELPPTLQGVWSGAHSPPWSSGYTLDGNLASAVAALYPLGAAELMLPVFDLLDSLRGDFADNARRLYGCRGLLVPAHVSTHGRHNHFGPEWCLTLWTAGAAWLARLYWDHYSHTRDVAFLRERALPFLRAAAEFHEDFVSDDGFVPSYSPENTPADSDSQACVNATMDVAAVRDLLRNLLRAHRVLGLPGARRWAALAARLPGYRVSPAGELAEWASAAGPLEQADHHAHRHASHLFPFWYEGDPAFADPALRASAVRAVRARLAWWRSSDADEMAFGLVQLGLAAAHLGLADEAHQALRLMATRYWRPTLVSTHNRGALFNTDICGGFAAVVAAMLLRSREGRVDLLPALPAPWTEGEAHGLCARGGVVVDRLEWEGGRMRAEVGARASVRVRVGLPDGTVRRLDLVPGRTETVEAALAPRR; from the coding sequence ATGGCCCGACCCGCACCGCCCGACGGGATCTCCACCCGCCTGCCCGCCGCCTCCTGGGAGGAGGCCCTGGTCACCGGCAACGGCCGCCAGGGCGCACTGGTGCACGCCGTGCAGACCCAGGTGCGCCTCACCCTCGGCCACGAACGGCTGTTCTGGCCGCTGGAGGAGCCGCTGCCCGCCCCGCACACCGCGCCCGCCCTGGCCGAACTGCGCGCCCTGCTGCGCTCGGGGCGGCCCCGCGCCGCCGCCGAACGCGTCGTCGAACTCGCGCGCGCCGAACACCCCGGCTACGCCCGCACCCGCTGGATCGACCCGCTCACCGGCGCGGGCACCCTGACCTTCACCCCCGCCCGACCCGGGTGGGGGAGCCTGGCGCGCCACTGCGAGTACGCCACCGCCGTGGTGCGCGAGGAACTGCCCGGAGGCCTCGTCCACGAGGTCTTCGCCTCCCGCGCCGACGACGTCGTGGCGCTGCGCCTGCGCGCTCCGGGCGGCGTCGACGGCGTCCTCGCGCTGGGGCCGCTTCCCGGCGAGCCGCCCACCCCGGCCGACACGGTCCTCACCAGCGGCCCCCACACGCTGGCGCTGCGCGTCGCCTTCACCCGCCCCCGGCCGAACACACCCACCGGATATGTGCTGACCTGCCGCGTCTGCGCCCCCGGCGGGCGGGTCAGCGTGGACGGACCGGGGCGGCTGCGCGTGCGGGGCGCGCCCGAGGTGGTGGTGCTGGCCCGCACCACGCTCTCCCGTACCGGAGGCGCCCCCGAGGCCGACGCCGCCCTGGAGGAGCTGGAACCCGACTTCACCGCACTGCTGGAGCGGCACGTGCCCCGCCACGCCGACCTGGTGAGCCGCGCCCGCGTCCGGCTGACCCCGCGCGGGCGCGCCGACAGCGCCCCCGTGTGGGGGGAGGAGCTGCTGGCCGCCGGACCCCGCCCCGAACTCGTCGAACGCCTCGTCGACGCGGGCCACTACGCGATCGTGTGCGCCACCGGTGAACTGCCCCCCACCCTGCAGGGGGTGTGGAGCGGCGCCCACTCGCCGCCGTGGAGCTCCGGCTACACCCTCGACGGCAACCTCGCCTCCGCGGTGGCCGCCCTGTACCCCCTGGGCGCCGCCGAACTGATGCTGCCGGTGTTCGACCTGCTCGACTCGCTGCGCGGCGACTTCGCCGACAACGCCCGGCGCCTCTACGGCTGCCGCGGCCTGCTGGTGCCCGCGCACGTGTCCACCCACGGCCGCCACAACCACTTCGGCCCCGAGTGGTGTCTGACCCTGTGGACCGCCGGCGCGGCCTGGCTGGCCCGGCTGTACTGGGACCACTACAGCCACACCCGGGATGTCGCCTTCCTGCGCGAGCGGGCGCTGCCGTTCCTGCGCGCCGCCGCCGAGTTCCACGAGGACTTCGTCTCCGACGACGGGTTCGTGCCGTCCTACTCGCCGGAGAACACCCCCGCCGACTCCGACTCCCAGGCCTGCGTCAACGCCACCATGGACGTCGCCGCGGTGCGCGACCTGCTCCGCAACCTGCTGCGCGCCCACCGCGTACTCGGGCTTCCCGGGGCGCGGCGCTGGGCGGCGCTGGCCGCGCGGCTGCCCGGCTACCGGGTCTCGCCCGCCGGGGAGCTGGCCGAGTGGGCGAGCGCGGCCGGGCCGCTGGAGCAGGCCGACCACCACGCCCACCGGCACGCCTCCCACCTGTTTCCGTTCTGGTACGAGGGCGACCCGGCGTTCGCCGATCCCGCCCTGCGCGCGTCGGCGGTGCGCGCCGTGCGCGCGCGGCTGGCCTGGTGGCGCTCCTCGGACGCGGACGAGATGGCGTTCGGCCTGGTCCAGCTCGGACTGGCGGCGGCCCACCTGGGGTTGGCCGACGAGGCCCACCAGGCGCTGCGGCTCATGGCCACCCGCTACTGGCGGCCCACCCTGGTGTCCACCCACAACCGGGGCGCGCTGTTCAACACCGACATCTGCGGCGGGTTCGCGGCGGTGGTGGCGGCCATGCTGCTGCGCTCCCGCGAGGGGCGAGTGGACCTGCTGCCCGCCCTGCCCGCCCCGTGGACCGAGGGGGAGGCGCACGGATTGTGCGCGCGCGGCGGCGTCGTCGTGGACCGCCTGGAGTGGGAGGGCGGTCGGATGCGCGCCGAGGTGGGCGCGCGTGCGTCCGTCCGGGTACGCGTGGGCCTGCCCGACGGCACGGTGCGGCGTCTGGACCTGGTGCCGGGGCGCACGGAGACGGTGGAGGCCGCGCTGGCGCCGCGGCGGTGA
- a CDS encoding ATP-binding cassette domain-containing protein produces MALGAGDFEARLARAVEEVGLGLGALGVPMEVMSGGELARARLAAVTLSRHDFLLLDEPTNDLDFAAQDRLDEFVAETPAGLVVVSHDRAFLERTVTDVVEVDHLSHRAAVYPGSWDDYLEARRRARERQYERHERYVAERDRLTRMVRRSQEWARKGAARAKTRASDGDKFIRAANRESAQNLAHGVKALEKRLNRLERVDQPAEGWQLRYAIAAAPRGGDLVARMRGVRVRRGDLRLGPVDADIVWGDRVALLGPNGSGKTTLLSLLLGAADPEEGEVILGAGTVLGTLDQARALFRDAPTLLEGFERAAGMAPQEARTLLAKFDLTAHDLDRPARSLSPGEHTRAGLALLMARGVNTLVLDEPTNHLDLAAIEQLHQALDAFGGTLVVVTHDRALLEGIRLTRRLRLETEHRADHRVSRLVDG; encoded by the coding sequence GTGGCGTTGGGCGCGGGCGACTTCGAGGCGCGCCTCGCCCGCGCGGTCGAGGAGGTCGGCCTGGGACTGGGCGCGCTGGGCGTCCCCATGGAGGTGATGAGCGGCGGCGAGCTGGCGCGGGCGCGCCTGGCCGCCGTGACGCTGTCGCGCCACGACTTCCTGCTGCTCGACGAGCCCACCAACGACCTGGACTTCGCCGCCCAGGACCGGCTGGACGAGTTCGTCGCCGAGACCCCGGCCGGCCTGGTGGTGGTCTCCCACGACCGCGCCTTCCTGGAGCGCACGGTCACCGACGTGGTGGAGGTGGACCACCTCAGCCACCGCGCCGCGGTCTACCCGGGAAGCTGGGACGACTACCTGGAGGCGCGGCGGCGCGCACGGGAGCGCCAGTACGAGCGGCACGAGCGCTACGTCGCCGAACGCGACCGCCTCACCCGGATGGTGCGCCGCAGCCAGGAGTGGGCGCGCAAGGGCGCGGCACGGGCCAAGACCCGGGCCAGTGACGGCGACAAGTTCATCCGCGCCGCCAACCGCGAGAGCGCCCAGAACCTGGCGCACGGCGTAAAAGCCCTGGAGAAGCGCCTGAACCGGCTGGAACGGGTCGACCAGCCCGCCGAGGGGTGGCAGTTGCGCTACGCCATCGCCGCCGCGCCGCGCGGCGGCGACCTCGTCGCCCGGATGCGCGGGGTGCGCGTTCGCCGCGGCGACCTGCGTCTGGGACCGGTGGACGCGGACATCGTCTGGGGAGACCGGGTCGCGCTGCTGGGCCCCAACGGCAGCGGCAAGACCACGCTGCTGTCGCTGCTGCTGGGCGCCGCCGACCCCGAGGAGGGCGAGGTCATCCTCGGCGCGGGCACGGTGCTCGGCACCCTCGACCAGGCGCGGGCGCTGTTCCGGGACGCGCCCACCCTGCTGGAGGGGTTCGAGAGGGCCGCCGGGATGGCCCCGCAGGAGGCGCGCACCCTGCTCGCCAAGTTCGATCTGACCGCCCACGACCTGGACCGGCCCGCCCGCAGCCTCTCCCCGGGCGAGCACACCCGCGCCGGACTCGCGCTGCTCATGGCCCGCGGCGTCAACACCCTGGTGCTGGACGAGCCCACCAACCACCTCGACCTCGCCGCCATCGAGCAGTTGCACCAGGCGCTGGACGCCTTCGGCGGCACCCTGGTCGTGGTCACCCACGACCGCGCCCTGCTGGAGGGCATCCGCCTCACCCGCCGTCTGCGGCTGGAGACCGAACACCGCGCCGACCACCGGGTGTCGCGGCTGGTCGATGGGTGA
- a CDS encoding ATP-binding cassette domain-containing protein: MTSSSSSSRRPALVADSVTRSHGALTVLDGVSFTVSAGQRTGVVGRNGAGKTTLLRVLAGLERPDSGAVRLSPAEATVAYLPQEPDNRPGETLERYLARRSGITEAEAQL, translated from the coding sequence ATGACTTCTTCCTCTTCTTCCTCGCGTCGTCCCGCGCTTGTCGCCGACTCCGTCACCAGGTCCCACGGCGCCCTGACCGTTCTGGACGGCGTGTCGTTCACCGTGTCGGCGGGGCAGCGGACGGGTGTCGTCGGCCGCAACGGCGCCGGAAAGACCACTCTGCTGCGCGTCCTCGCCGGACTGGAGCGGCCCGACAGCGGCGCGGTACGTCTCAGTCCGGCCGAGGCGACCGTGGCCTACCTGCCGCAGGAGCCCGACAACCGGCCGGGTGAGACGCTGGAGCGCTACCTGGCCCGGCGCAGCGGCATCACCGAGGCGGAGGCGCAGTTGTAG
- a CDS encoding TIM-barrel domain-containing protein, which translates to MLYRPPMVPHERFVADPPALPVPHPDAPGPSTVTRADVVGTTGQGIELKAATAAGESLSVSVTASAPGVVRVRLSARPDAVNRAARATTMVHPDPDATADVTVDGDHVVVASGPLRAHISLDPWHLRFTDDSGRLLTEQDRGHVDISGRCRTLPFGRSTVDGTTAYHDSLALAADERLGGLGERFTPFDLRGRRVRMWNFDAFGAESDRAYKNVPLYVSSRGYGLLVDTGSPAEFDMGQSTHSCVQLLVPDDVLDYHVIAGPGPREILDRLNTLTCRPALPPKWALGAWISSGFIHDTQQRVMERARTIRARGIPCDVLHLDCYWQAEGHWSDLDWDRDAFPDPERMLADLAEMGFRVCLWINPYISHRSPHFARAAERGYFLRRASGDVYVADAWHGSHPPVGIVDFTNPEAADWYASRLRPLLQQGVAVFKTDFGEGVPADAVAANGMSGTDLHNVYTLLFNDVVAETTRRVRGYDLVWARSSYLGGQRHSAQWSGDSQCTFPAMAATLRAGLSHGLSGVPFWSHDAGGFNGTPDTALYARWSQFGAFSPLVRFHGTTTREPWRFAPEAEAAAADALRLRYRLMPYLYSAAALSARTGIPMMRALCVDYPDDPLSWQAELEYLLGPDLLVAPVCGPEGVRDVYLPPGRWVDHWTGRLHEGGRSVRLHSPLDRFPLFVRLGALIPVAEPATTIPDGPFSPVTLVSWGGLGRRTVLTDVDGDTVVTAVREGDTLRVTADGPAPITGVNIVPVHGLTPPDQVELHR; encoded by the coding sequence ATGCTCTACCGGCCGCCCATGGTCCCCCACGAGCGCTTCGTCGCCGACCCCCCGGCGCTGCCCGTCCCCCACCCCGACGCCCCCGGCCCCTCGACGGTCACCCGGGCCGACGTCGTCGGGACCACCGGTCAGGGGATCGAACTCAAGGCCGCCACCGCGGCGGGCGAGTCCCTCTCCGTCAGCGTCACCGCGTCGGCCCCCGGCGTCGTCCGCGTCCGCCTCAGCGCCCGCCCCGACGCCGTCAACCGGGCCGCGCGCGCCACCACCATGGTCCACCCCGACCCCGACGCCACCGCCGACGTCACCGTCGACGGCGACCACGTCGTCGTGGCCAGCGGCCCGCTGCGCGCCCACATCAGCCTCGACCCCTGGCACCTGCGGTTCACCGACGACTCCGGGCGGCTGCTCACCGAACAGGACCGCGGCCACGTCGACATCAGCGGACGCTGCCGCACCCTGCCGTTCGGCCGCAGCACCGTCGACGGCACCACCGCCTACCACGACTCCCTCGCACTCGCCGCCGACGAGCGCCTCGGCGGGCTCGGAGAACGCTTCACCCCGTTCGACCTGCGCGGCCGCCGCGTACGCATGTGGAACTTCGACGCCTTCGGCGCCGAGTCCGACCGCGCCTACAAGAACGTGCCGCTGTACGTGTCCAGCCGCGGCTACGGCCTGCTCGTCGACACCGGCAGCCCCGCCGAGTTCGACATGGGACAGTCCACGCACAGCTGCGTGCAACTGCTCGTCCCCGACGACGTGCTCGACTACCACGTCATCGCCGGACCCGGCCCCCGCGAGATCCTCGACCGCCTCAACACCCTCACCTGCCGCCCCGCCCTGCCGCCCAAGTGGGCGCTGGGCGCGTGGATCTCCTCCGGGTTCATCCACGACACCCAGCAGCGCGTCATGGAACGCGCCCGCACCATCCGCGCCCGCGGCATCCCCTGCGACGTCCTGCACCTGGACTGCTACTGGCAGGCCGAGGGGCACTGGTCCGACCTCGACTGGGACCGCGACGCCTTCCCCGACCCCGAGCGGATGCTGGCCGACCTCGCCGAGATGGGCTTCCGCGTCTGCCTGTGGATCAACCCCTACATCTCCCACCGCAGCCCGCACTTCGCCCGCGCCGCCGAACGCGGCTACTTCCTGCGCCGCGCCTCCGGCGACGTCTACGTCGCCGACGCCTGGCACGGCTCCCACCCGCCCGTGGGCATCGTCGACTTCACCAACCCCGAGGCCGCCGACTGGTACGCCTCCCGGCTGCGCCCGCTGCTCCAGCAGGGCGTGGCGGTGTTCAAGACCGACTTCGGCGAGGGCGTGCCCGCCGACGCGGTGGCCGCCAACGGCATGAGCGGCACCGACCTGCACAACGTCTACACGCTGCTGTTCAACGACGTCGTCGCCGAGACCACCCGCCGGGTGAGGGGATACGACCTGGTGTGGGCGCGCTCCTCCTACCTGGGCGGACAGCGCCACTCCGCCCAGTGGAGCGGCGACAGCCAGTGCACCTTCCCCGCCATGGCCGCCACCCTGCGCGCCGGACTCAGCCACGGCCTCAGCGGCGTGCCGTTCTGGAGCCACGACGCCGGAGGGTTCAACGGCACCCCCGACACCGCCCTGTACGCGCGCTGGTCCCAGTTCGGCGCGTTCTCCCCGCTGGTGCGCTTCCACGGCACCACCACCCGCGAACCCTGGCGCTTCGCCCCCGAGGCCGAGGCCGCGGCCGCCGACGCGCTGCGACTGCGCTACCGGCTCATGCCCTACCTGTACTCGGCGGCGGCGCTCTCCGCGCGCACCGGCATCCCGATGATGCGCGCCCTGTGCGTCGACTACCCCGACGACCCGCTGTCCTGGCAGGCCGAACTGGAGTACCTGCTCGGCCCCGACCTGTTGGTGGCCCCCGTCTGCGGCCCCGAGGGGGTGCGCGACGTCTACCTGCCGCCCGGCCGGTGGGTGGACCACTGGACCGGGCGCCTCCACGAGGGCGGCCGGTCGGTGCGGCTGCACAGCCCACTGGACCGGTTCCCGCTGTTCGTGCGGCTGGGCGCGCTCATCCCCGTGGCCGAGCCCGCCACCACCATCCCCGACGGCCCGTTCTCCCCGGTCACCCTCGTCAGTTGGGGCGGCCTGGGACGGCGCACCGTCCTCACCGACGTCGACGGCGACACCGTCGTCACCGCCGTGCGCGAAGGCGACACCCTGCGCGTCACCGCGGACGGCCCGGCCCCGATCACCGGTGTCAACATCGTTCCCGTTCACGGGCTCACCCCGCCCGACCAGGTGGAACTGCACCGCTGA
- a CDS encoding fructosamine kinase family protein: MTDQSSPRPAAPDTDALLARRLAAAGLEVRSLRPVTGGMAAVARIATLSDGSEVFAKTLTPVPGPDLFEVEAEGLAALRDLGGVATPEAVRVAPDVLVLRALRPRPDTPRFWERLGRAVAALHTTTVTDRFGWHRDGWLGRMRQDNTWHDSGHEFYARRRILRWLPEPHVRAAFDREDRRALERLCERLPEIVPDIPASLTHGDLWTTNIIADERGEPVLVDPAVSYNWPETDISMLWCTPRPPESDHFFAAYEEAARPEPGWRERLPVLYLRELLCVIAHGDDHWGAADRVREVIAPFRRRG; the protein is encoded by the coding sequence ATGACCGACCAGTCCTCCCCCCGCCCCGCCGCTCCCGACACCGACGCGCTGCTGGCCCGCCGCCTGGCTGCGGCGGGCCTGGAGGTGCGCTCGCTGCGGCCCGTCACGGGCGGCATGGCGGCCGTCGCGCGGATCGCCACCCTCAGCGACGGCTCCGAGGTGTTCGCCAAGACGCTGACCCCGGTGCCGGGGCCCGACCTGTTCGAGGTCGAGGCCGAGGGCCTGGCGGCGCTGCGCGACCTCGGCGGCGTCGCCACCCCCGAGGCGGTGCGGGTCGCACCGGACGTGCTCGTGCTGCGGGCGCTGCGCCCCCGCCCCGACACCCCGCGGTTCTGGGAGCGGCTCGGTCGCGCGGTGGCCGCCCTGCACACCACCACCGTCACCGACCGCTTCGGCTGGCACCGCGACGGCTGGCTGGGGCGGATGCGCCAGGACAACACCTGGCACGACAGCGGTCACGAGTTCTACGCCCGGCGCCGCATCCTGCGCTGGCTGCCCGAGCCGCACGTACGGGCCGCGTTCGACCGCGAGGACCGCCGCGCGCTGGAGCGACTGTGCGAGCGCCTGCCCGAGATCGTCCCCGACATCCCCGCGTCGCTGACCCACGGCGACCTGTGGACCACCAACATCATCGCCGACGAGCGCGGGGAGCCGGTGCTCGTCGACCCGGCGGTCTCCTACAACTGGCCCGAGACCGACATCAGCATGCTGTGGTGCACGCCTCGCCCGCCCGAGTCCGACCACTTCTTCGCCGCCTATGAGGAGGCGGCCCGGCCCGAGCCGGGGTGGCGGGAGCGGCTGCCAGTGCTGTACCTGCGGGAACTGCTGTGCGTCATCGCCCACGGGGACGACCACTGGGGCGCGGCCGACCGGGTCCGCGAGGTGATCGCGCCGTTCCGACGCCGCGGCTGA
- a CDS encoding cellulose binding domain-containing protein, producing the protein MTTTDHTSPSPPAPGVRRGVLARALACVAAAATVTALGAVNASSTPAAADTGYTWGNVEIVGGGFVPGLVFNQSEPDLIYARTDIGGAYRWNPDTERWIPLLDHVGWDDWGHSGVISIATDPVDTDRVYAAVGTYTNDWDPGNGAIKRSDDRGETWQTTELPFKLGGNMPGRGMGERLAVDPNDNSVLYFGAPSGHGLWRSTDHGATWSEVTDFPNPGNYVADPSDVGGYSGDNQGVVWVTFDPTSASPGQVTQDIYVGVADKDNTVYRSTDGGQSWERVPGQPTGFLAQKGVLDHDNGLLYIATSDTGGPYDGSDGEVWRYDIAADTWTDITPVDPDGFEYGFSGLTIDRQNPDTIMVVSQMLWWPDIQMWRSTDRGETWSRIWEFGSYPERVLRYDHDISGAPWLDFNNEDNPPEVSPKLGWMTQAMEIDPFDSDRMMYGTGATVYGTDNLTAWDSGGTVDIEVRAQGIEETAVQDMIAPPGDTELVSALGDIGGFVHEDIDVVPDAMFDAPFHGNTRSVDYAELAPDTMVRVGEAVDGEVESHIGISTSGGASWWAGQEPEGVTGAGTVAVNADGSRILWSPDGTGVHYSTTLGSSWTASTGVPAGARVEADRVDPDRFYAFADGTFYTSTDGGATFTESAATGLPTQGNVRFAAVPGHEGDVWLAGGDTGSTYGMWRSTDSGATFTRLSDVDEGDVVGFGKAAPGEDYPAVYTSSKINGVRGIFRSDDAGQTWTRINDDQHQWAWTGAAITGDPDVYGRVYVGTNGRGVVVGDLTEQPTEEPTEEPTEEPTEEPTEEPTEEPTEEPTEEPTEGPGDASCAVSYQVVGQWGSGFQGEVRITNTGDSAISGWELKWTFPGNQQIAQSWNAQITQSGPDIAARDAGWNGTIAPGETASFGFIGSTAPGTDPTEFTLNGQECSS; encoded by the coding sequence GTGACAACGACAGACCACACCTCACCATCCCCACCCGCCCCCGGGGTCAGACGCGGCGTCCTCGCCCGCGCCCTGGCCTGCGTCGCGGCGGCGGCCACCGTGACCGCGCTCGGCGCGGTCAACGCCTCCTCCACCCCGGCCGCGGCCGACACCGGCTACACCTGGGGCAACGTCGAGATCGTCGGTGGCGGTTTCGTGCCCGGCCTCGTGTTCAACCAGAGCGAGCCGGACCTGATCTACGCGCGCACCGACATCGGCGGCGCCTACCGCTGGAACCCCGACACCGAACGGTGGATCCCGCTGCTGGACCACGTCGGCTGGGACGACTGGGGCCACAGCGGCGTCATCAGCATCGCCACCGACCCGGTCGACACCGACCGGGTGTACGCGGCCGTGGGCACCTACACCAACGACTGGGACCCGGGCAACGGCGCGATCAAGCGCTCCGACGACCGCGGCGAGACCTGGCAGACCACCGAACTGCCGTTCAAGCTGGGCGGCAACATGCCCGGCCGCGGCATGGGGGAGCGGCTGGCCGTCGACCCCAACGACAACAGCGTGCTGTACTTCGGCGCGCCCAGCGGCCACGGCCTGTGGAGGAGCACCGACCACGGCGCGACCTGGAGCGAGGTCACCGACTTCCCCAACCCGGGCAACTACGTCGCCGACCCCTCCGACGTCGGCGGCTACTCCGGCGACAACCAGGGCGTGGTGTGGGTGACCTTCGACCCCACCAGCGCCTCCCCCGGCCAGGTCACCCAGGACATCTACGTCGGTGTGGCCGACAAGGACAACACCGTCTACCGCTCCACCGACGGCGGTCAGAGCTGGGAGCGCGTCCCCGGCCAGCCCACCGGCTTCCTGGCGCAGAAGGGCGTGCTCGACCACGACAACGGGCTGCTCTACATCGCCACCAGCGACACCGGCGGCCCCTACGACGGCTCCGACGGTGAGGTGTGGCGCTACGACATCGCCGCCGACACCTGGACCGACATCACGCCCGTCGACCCCGACGGCTTCGAGTACGGCTTCAGCGGCCTGACCATCGACCGGCAGAACCCCGACACGATCATGGTGGTCAGCCAGATGCTGTGGTGGCCCGACATCCAGATGTGGCGCTCCACCGACCGCGGCGAGACCTGGAGCCGCATCTGGGAGTTCGGCAGCTACCCCGAACGCGTCCTGCGCTACGACCACGACATCTCCGGGGCGCCGTGGCTGGACTTCAACAACGAGGACAACCCTCCCGAGGTCAGCCCCAAGCTCGGCTGGATGACGCAGGCGATGGAGATCGACCCGTTCGACTCCGACCGCATGATGTACGGCACCGGCGCCACCGTCTACGGCACCGACAACCTCACCGCGTGGGACTCCGGCGGCACCGTCGACATCGAGGTCCGCGCCCAGGGCATCGAGGAGACCGCCGTGCAGGACATGATCGCCCCGCCCGGCGACACCGAACTGGTCTCCGCGCTCGGTGACATCGGCGGTTTCGTGCACGAGGACATCGACGTCGTCCCCGACGCGATGTTCGACGCGCCCTTCCACGGCAACACCCGCAGCGTCGACTACGCCGAACTGGCCCCCGACACCATGGTCCGGGTCGGTGAGGCCGTCGACGGCGAGGTGGAGTCCCACATCGGCATCTCCACCAGCGGAGGGGCCAGTTGGTGGGCGGGCCAGGAGCCCGAGGGCGTCACCGGGGCGGGCACCGTGGCGGTCAACGCCGACGGCTCGCGCATCCTGTGGAGCCCCGACGGCACGGGCGTGCACTACTCCACCACGCTGGGCTCGTCGTGGACCGCGTCGACGGGCGTTCCCGCCGGGGCGCGCGTGGAGGCCGACCGGGTCGACCCCGACAGGTTCTACGCCTTCGCCGACGGCACGTTCTACACCAGCACCGACGGCGGTGCGACGTTCACCGAGTCCGCGGCCACGGGGCTGCCCACGCAGGGCAACGTCCGCTTCGCGGCGGTGCCCGGCCACGAGGGCGACGTCTGGCTGGCGGGCGGCGACACCGGCAGCACCTACGGCATGTGGCGCTCCACCGACTCCGGCGCCACGTTCACCCGCCTCAGCGACGTGGACGAGGGCGACGTGGTCGGCTTCGGCAAGGCGGCCCCGGGCGAGGACTACCCGGCGGTCTACACCTCGTCCAAGATCAACGGGGTGCGGGGCATCTTCCGCTCCGACGACGCCGGGCAGACCTGGACGCGCATCAACGACGACCAGCACCAGTGGGCGTGGACGGGCGCGGCCATCACCGGCGACCCCGACGTCTACGGACGCGTCTACGTCGGCACCAATGGCCGCGGCGTCGTCGTCGGCGACCTGACCGAGCAGCCCACCGAGGAGCCGACCGAGGAGCCCACGGAGGAGCCGACGGAGGAGCCCACGGAGGAGCCGACCGAGGAGCCGACCGAGGAGCCCACGGAAGAGCCCACCGAGGGACCGGGCGACGCCTCCTGCGCGGTGTCCTACCAGGTGGTCGGCCAGTGGGGCAGCGGCTTCCAGGGCGAGGTCCGGATCACCAACACCGGCGACAGCGCGATCAGCGGCTGGGAGCTGAAGTGGACCTTCCCCGGCAACCAGCAGATCGCGCAGTCGTGGAACGCCCAGATCACCCAGAGCGGCCCCGACATCGCCGCCCGCGACGCCGGATGGAACGGCACCATCGCCCCCGGGGAGACCGCGAGCTTCGGCTTCATCGGCTCCACCGCCCCGGGCACCGATCCGACCGAGTTCACCCTCAACGGCCAGGAGTGCTCCTCCTGA